One Panicum virgatum strain AP13 chromosome 9K, P.virgatum_v5, whole genome shotgun sequence genomic region harbors:
- the LOC120647125 gene encoding lipase 3-like isoform X2, translating into MGGSLSLVPVLDYFARRELLAAGLRPSAVTLPYPDGGAGATCTVHYWAPPGEPRLPPLLLVHGFGPRATWQWRCQVGPLSRHFHVVVPDLLGFGGSTYPFDTAPPPSEATQAATLAALLDALPGMEGRRVAAAGTSYGGFVTYWLARAAGAARVGPVVIASSDLLKTAADDRGFLKRAGEGWSGVDQILLPAEPAAMRKLLELASYRPPPRAMTPDFLLRDFIQEIRNCPFLDTAGVLSLSVQPCSSRDWSGFNLFFRPVSSDY; encoded by the exons ATGGGGGGCAGCCTGAGCCTCGTGCCGGTGCTCGACTACTTCGCCCGGCGCGagttgctcgccgccggcctccgcccgaGCGCCGTCACGCTGCCGTAcccggacggcggcgccggggcgacGTGCACCGTCCACTACTGGGCCCCGCCGGGGgagccgcgcctcccgccgctcctGCTCGTCCACGGCTTCGGGCCCCGGGCCACCTGGCAGTGgcgctgccaggtgggcccgcTCTCACGCCACTTCCACGTCGTCGTGCCCGACCTCCTGGGCTTCGGCGGCAGCACGTACCCGTTCgacacggcgccgccgccgtcggaggCCACGCAGGCCGCGACGCTGGCCGCGCTGCTGGACGCGCTTCCCGGGATGGAGGGGAGGCGCGTGGCCGCCGCGGGCACGAGCTACGGCGGCTTCGTCACCTACTGGCTGGCGCGCGCCGCGGGGGCCGCCCGGGTGGGCCCCGTGGTGATCGCGAGCTCCGACCTGCTCAAGACGGCGGCCGACGACAGGGGGTTCCTGAAGCGCGCCGGCGAAGGGTGGAGCGGAGTGGACCAGATCCTCCTCCCCGCCGAGCCCGCCGCGATGCGGAAGCTCCTGGAGCTGGCCTCctaccgcccgccgccgcgagcgaTGACGCCGGACTTCCTGCTCCGGGACTTCATCCAG GAAATCAGGAATTGTCCTTTTCTTGATACGGCTGGAGTCCTGTCCCTGTCCGTGCAGCCGTGCTCCTCCAGAGATTGGTCCGGATTTAACCTGTTCTTTAGGCCAGTCAGTTCTGATTACTGA
- the LOC120647125 gene encoding 2-hydroxymuconate semialdehyde hydrolase-like isoform X1, translating into MGGSLSLVPVLDYFARRELLAAGLRPSAVTLPYPDGGAGATCTVHYWAPPGEPRLPPLLLVHGFGPRATWQWRCQVGPLSRHFHVVVPDLLGFGGSTYPFDTAPPPSEATQAATLAALLDALPGMEGRRVAAAGTSYGGFVTYWLARAAGAARVGPVVIASSDLLKTAADDRGFLKRAGEGWSGVDQILLPAEPAAMRKLLELASYRPPPRAMTPDFLLRDFIQKLFTENRERLVHLLKGITVGTEKFQVTPIPQDVLIVWGDHDQLFPLEKAFAVQRSLNGSARLEVVKKTGHAPQLEDPARFNKLMLDFLLAAHKPDPSV; encoded by the exons ATGGGGGGCAGCCTGAGCCTCGTGCCGGTGCTCGACTACTTCGCCCGGCGCGagttgctcgccgccggcctccgcccgaGCGCCGTCACGCTGCCGTAcccggacggcggcgccggggcgacGTGCACCGTCCACTACTGGGCCCCGCCGGGGgagccgcgcctcccgccgctcctGCTCGTCCACGGCTTCGGGCCCCGGGCCACCTGGCAGTGgcgctgccaggtgggcccgcTCTCACGCCACTTCCACGTCGTCGTGCCCGACCTCCTGGGCTTCGGCGGCAGCACGTACCCGTTCgacacggcgccgccgccgtcggaggCCACGCAGGCCGCGACGCTGGCCGCGCTGCTGGACGCGCTTCCCGGGATGGAGGGGAGGCGCGTGGCCGCCGCGGGCACGAGCTACGGCGGCTTCGTCACCTACTGGCTGGCGCGCGCCGCGGGGGCCGCCCGGGTGGGCCCCGTGGTGATCGCGAGCTCCGACCTGCTCAAGACGGCGGCCGACGACAGGGGGTTCCTGAAGCGCGCCGGCGAAGGGTGGAGCGGAGTGGACCAGATCCTCCTCCCCGCCGAGCCCGCCGCGATGCGGAAGCTCCTGGAGCTGGCCTCctaccgcccgccgccgcgagcgaTGACGCCGGACTTCCTGCTCCGGGACTTCATCCAG AAACTCTTCACGGAGAACAGGGAGCGCCTTGTTCATCTCCTCAAGGGGATTACAGTCGGCACGGAGAAATTCCAAGTGACACCAATACCTCAG GACGTGTTGATTGTATGGGGAGACCACGACCAGCTGTTCCCGTTGGAGAAGGCGTTTGCGGTTCAGAG GTCTCTGAACGGGAGCGCTAGGCTGGAGGTCGTCAAGAAGACCGGCCACGCTCCGCAGCTGGAGGACCCGGCCCGGTTCAACAAGCTCATGCTGGACTTCTTGCTGGCTGCTCACAAGCCTGACCCCTCGGTTTAG